One part of the Xiphophorus maculatus strain JP 163 A chromosome 1, X_maculatus-5.0-male, whole genome shotgun sequence genome encodes these proteins:
- the ppp1r3d gene encoding protein phosphatase 1 regulatory subunit 3D: protein MEDRAISDSVSAACMQHASYLCMFRSEGPAENMERGWFLGHERILLPKSQQPLSSCSSVSRSFLTINVNEMLRADKPNTVRKPVPIRPPSPRVTRPKDSHSFLTCEPTPKPIIRQRSRSLPSATQNKKKQSRGVGVRFVDSLGLDLEDVRVFKSGEDPFVPQHVTFRLLMGAEMTDGRHLEINLPYLKPVFAQQPGDQPEFLQHLYEQKVCLERVLCFELGIIGITQVLNLDFEKEVEVRYSFTEWKGSAETKASWVSTVTKTCDGEGGRGQEFSCDTFRFHLPVPPSLRPGAQLEFAIQYKVCGAEYWDNNYGKNYKLVCQNYKLTVPKECEDSMVHFI from the exons ATGGAGGATCGCGCCATAAGCGACAGTGTTTCTGCAGCCTGCATGCAACACGCTTCATATCTGTGTATGTTCAG GTCAGAAGGGCCAGCAGAGAACATGGAAAGAGGGTGGTTCCTTGGACATGAGAGGATACTCCTCCCCAAATCTCAACAGCCATTGTCCAGCTGCAGCAGTGTGTCTAGGTCCTTCTTGACTATAAACGTGAACGAAATGCTTCGAGCTGACAAGCCCAACACCGTCAGGAAGCCTGTCCCAATCCGCCCGCCAAGTCCAAGAGTTACTCGGCCAAAAGACTCCCACAGCTTCCTCACCTGTGAGCCTACGCCGAAGCCCATCATCCGACAACGGTCACGCTCTCTGCCTTCTGCCACccagaacaaaaagaaacagagcagaGGTGTTGGCGTGAGGTTTGTCGACTCTCTAGGCCTCGACCTGGAAGACGTTAGGGTTTTTAAATCAGGCGAGGACCCATTTGTGCCACAACATGTTACCTTCAGACTCCTGATGGGCGCCGAGATGACAGATGGAAGGCATCTTGAGATTAACTTGCCATACCTAAAGCCGGTTTTTGCCCAACAGCCCGGTGACCAGCCGGAGTTCCTGCAGCATCTCTACGAACAGAAAGTGTGTCTGGAGAGGGTCTTGTGCTTTGAACTGGGCATTATCGGAATCACGCAAGTCCTAAATTTAGACTTTGAGAAAGAAGTTGAAGTTCGGTATTCGTTTACAGAGTGGAAAGGTTCTGCAGAAACTAAGGCTTCCTGGGTCTCCACTGTCACCAAAACCTGCGacggagaaggaggaagagggcAGGAATTTAGTTGCGATACATTTCGTTTCCACCTACCAGTCCCTCCCTCCCTTCGACCAGGAGCGCAGCTGGAGTTTGCTATCCAATACAAAGTTTGTGGGGCTGAATATTGGGACAACAACTATGGAAAGAATTATAAATTAGTCTGTCAAAACTACAAGCTAACAGTGCCTAAAGAATGTGAAGACAGCATGGTGCATTTCATTTAG